A single region of the Parasphingorhabdus litoris DSM 22379 genome encodes:
- a CDS encoding pyruvate dehydrogenase complex E1 component subunit beta, whose translation MAIELKMPALSPTMEEGTLAKWLVKEGDEVSSGDILAEIETDKATMEFEAVDEGVISKILVAEGTDEVAVGTVIAELIGDDAEESTSSVTDSVSKVEAQPAPEPSPKEPQTAPAIEISRAEDPAIPEGTAMISITVREALRDAMAEEMRADDSVFVMGEEVAEYQGAYKVTQGLLDEFGSKRVIDTPITEHGFAGIGAGAAMGGLKPIVEFMTFNFAMQAIDHIINSAAKTNYMSGGQMRCPIVFRGPNGAAARVGAQHSQNYGPWYASVPGLIVIAPYDAADAKGLLKAAIRCPDPVVFLENELLYGRSFELPEIDDYVLPIGKARIMREGSDVTIVSYSIGVGLALEAADTLAGEGIDAEVIDLRTLRPLDTETVLKSLAKTNRLVVAEEGWPTCSIASEIMAICMDEGFDDLDAPVARVTNEDVPLPYAANLEKAALIDSDRIIAAAKRVCYR comes from the coding sequence ATGGCGATCGAACTAAAAATGCCTGCGCTGTCACCGACAATGGAAGAGGGGACGCTTGCGAAATGGTTGGTCAAAGAGGGTGATGAGGTCAGCTCTGGCGATATATTGGCCGAGATTGAAACAGATAAGGCGACAATGGAATTTGAAGCCGTAGATGAAGGCGTAATTTCGAAGATTCTGGTTGCCGAAGGAACAGATGAAGTGGCCGTAGGCACGGTCATTGCCGAGTTGATTGGTGATGATGCAGAGGAAAGTACGTCATCCGTTACGGATTCTGTATCAAAAGTGGAAGCCCAACCGGCCCCGGAGCCATCTCCAAAAGAACCACAGACTGCACCCGCTATAGAAATATCTCGTGCCGAAGATCCAGCCATCCCTGAAGGCACAGCAATGATCAGCATTACCGTTCGCGAGGCGCTTCGTGACGCAATGGCCGAAGAGATGCGGGCCGATGACAGCGTGTTTGTCATGGGTGAAGAGGTTGCCGAGTACCAAGGCGCTTACAAAGTGACCCAGGGCTTGCTGGATGAATTTGGCAGCAAGCGCGTCATTGATACGCCCATTACAGAGCATGGTTTTGCAGGCATTGGTGCGGGTGCTGCTATGGGTGGGTTGAAACCGATCGTAGAATTCATGACGTTCAATTTCGCCATGCAAGCGATTGACCATATCATTAATTCTGCAGCTAAAACCAACTACATGTCTGGCGGCCAGATGCGTTGCCCGATTGTATTTCGTGGGCCAAATGGCGCGGCTGCGCGGGTGGGTGCCCAGCATAGCCAAAATTATGGGCCATGGTATGCCAGTGTCCCAGGTCTGATCGTCATAGCGCCCTATGATGCTGCCGATGCAAAAGGCCTGTTGAAAGCTGCGATCCGTTGTCCAGACCCGGTTGTGTTTTTGGAGAATGAATTGCTTTACGGACGTTCATTCGAACTCCCCGAGATTGATGACTATGTATTGCCAATCGGCAAAGCGCGTATCATGCGCGAAGGGTCAGATGTGACCATTGTAAGCTACTCTATTGGTGTAGGACTGGCACTGGAAGCTGCAGATACATTGGCAGGTGAGGGGATTGATGCGGAAGTGATTGATCTTCGCACGCTGCGTCCATTGGACACGGAAACGGTTCTCAAAAGCTTGGCAAAGACTAACCGTCTGGTCGTTGCTGAAGAAGGCTGGCCGACTTGTTCAATTGCCAGTGAGATCATGGCAATTTGTATGGATGAAGGATTCGACGATCTCGACGCACCAGTCGCACGCGTAACCAACGAGGATGTCCCGCTACCTTATGCTGCCAACCTGGAGAAAGCAGCCCTAATTGACAGCGATCGGATCATCGCTGCTGCGAAAAGGGTCTGCTATCGTTAA